One Prosthecobacter debontii DNA window includes the following coding sequences:
- a CDS encoding phage capsid protein: MPDHIPAHFTTEFSTNWIHRCQQTKARLDDFVIDEDFSGERKRYDRLGAQESSERTERNQPTQISNPNSDNRWAQRRNFSVTNLVDDTDAKNLGKLVLPTSDYVISHGNAYNRDKDIIAWTAAIDPVMTGELGTTPFSLPSSQVIVHGSTGLTLAKLIQANEIIEDGELEDGAPRVMVVSPKQLTNLLNTTEVKSADYNSVKALVSGQIDTFMGFKFIKSTKLRKVSTTRTCVAWVKGSIKRTKGAMSSNMAIRHDLSESVQIRSKYDLGATRVYDEGVVVIECTE, translated from the coding sequence ATGCCTGATCATATTCCCGCACATTTTACCACTGAGTTCAGCACGAACTGGATTCATCGGTGCCAGCAGACCAAAGCCCGACTCGATGACTTCGTGATCGATGAAGACTTCTCTGGCGAACGTAAACGCTACGACCGCCTCGGTGCCCAAGAAAGCTCCGAGCGCACAGAGCGTAACCAGCCCACGCAGATCTCGAATCCGAACTCTGACAACCGTTGGGCACAACGCCGGAACTTCTCTGTGACTAACCTCGTGGACGACACCGACGCCAAAAACCTTGGCAAGCTGGTTCTTCCCACCAGTGATTATGTCATCAGCCACGGCAACGCCTACAACCGCGATAAGGACATCATTGCATGGACGGCGGCGATTGATCCGGTGATGACGGGTGAACTGGGCACAACTCCATTCAGCCTGCCTTCCTCTCAGGTGATTGTGCACGGCAGCACTGGCCTTACCCTGGCCAAGTTGATCCAAGCCAACGAGATCATTGAAGACGGCGAGCTGGAAGACGGTGCTCCTCGTGTGATGGTGGTGTCTCCCAAGCAGCTTACCAACCTGCTGAACACCACTGAGGTGAAGTCGGCGGACTACAACAGCGTGAAAGCTCTGGTGTCTGGTCAGATTGACACCTTCATGGGCTTCAAGTTCATCAAGTCCACCAAGCTGCGTAAGGTAAGCACGACTCGCACTTGCGTTGCCTGGGTGAAAGGCTCCATCAAGCGAACCAAGGGCGCGATGTCTTCCAATATGGCTATCCGCCATGACCTCTCTGAGTCGGTCCAGATCCGCTCCAAATACGATCTCGGCGCTACTCGCGTCTATGACGAGGGTGTGGTGGTGATCGAGTGCACGGAATAA